In Kryptolebias marmoratus isolate JLee-2015 linkage group LG20, ASM164957v2, whole genome shotgun sequence, a genomic segment contains:
- the armc6 gene encoding armadillo repeat-containing protein 6 — MSKRGKMAKRRITQETFDDAVRENMEEFEMDPDEALRDAVEQFESQGVDLSCIVKAVPAVTADDKQEEQTHEVLKALDSLRIGRDSAAVADVTADMKCFTEQCSVGFAQRYLAAQKEAYPIILSYCKKSVEEQVQDSVLAALSALAALTDGQPDLLDAEGQQFLLDVLKEHRADSSVTCTAICVARHCCIKHEQNRQDLVKGGLLPLLTGAITQHSGCAELIKEASSALRVVTFDDDVRVTFGNAHEHAKMIVLEHNGLKVLIESAKAHLKNTSVLSELCATLARLAVRNEFCQDICDLGGLKLMMTLLADSYESAELVRQVLSAIRAVAGNDDVKDTVVSAGGVQLIVIAMNRHMSNPSVCEQGCACLSVLALRKPNNCKVIMENGGALAAVQAMKAHSDAINVQKQGCMLLRNLVARMRNYSQLILEMGAEALIAQAVQTHQDCGDVGKAALRDLGCQVELRELWTGKHGSLVN; from the exons ATGAGTAAAAGAGGTAAAATGGCGAAACGAAGGATCACACAGGAAACCTTTGATGATGCTGTTCGGGAAAACATGGAGGAATTTGAGATGGATCCAGATGAGGCTCTCAGAGATGCAGTGGAGCAGTTTGAGTCTCAAG GTGTAGACCTCAGTTGTATAGTTAAAGCTGTACCCGCAGTAACAGCTgatgacaaacaggaagagcaAACCCATGAGGTCCTAAAG GCTTTGGATTCTCTTCGAATCGGAAGAgactctgctgctgtagctgatGTGACAGCAGACATGAAATGCTTTACGGAGCAGTGCTCTGTGGGATTTGCGCAGAGATATTTGGCTGCTCAAAAAGAAGCCTATCCCATCATCCTCTCCTACTGCAAGAAGAGCGTGGAGGAGCAGGTGCAGGACTCCGTGTTGGCAGCGCTGTCCGCCCTGGCTGCTCTGACAGATGGGCAGCCGGACTTGTTGGATGCAGAAGGACAACAGTTTCTTTTGGATGTTCTGAAGGAGCACCGGGCAGATTCCTCGGTGACGTGCACTGCCATCTGCGTGGCGCGTCACTGCTgcataaaacatgaacagaacagGCAGGATCTGGTGAAAGGTGGCCTGCTGCCGTTGTTGACTGGTGCCATCACACAGCACAGCGGCTGCGCCGAGCTCATCAAAGAGGCCTCGTCAGCTCTCAGGGTCGTAACGTTTGACGATGACGTTCGAGTTACATTTGGGAATGCGCACGAGCACGCTAAAATGATTGTTCTTGAGCACAACGGGCTGAAGGTTTTAATTGAGTCTGCAAAAG CTCACCTCAAAAACACTTCTGTCCTGAGTGAGCTGTGTGCAACTTTAGCTCGCCTGGCTGTCAGGAACGAGTTCTGTCAAGACATCTGTGATCTTGGTGGATTAAAGCTCATGATGACGTTGCTTGCAGACAGCTATGAATCAGCG GAGCTAGTCCGGCAGGTCCTCAGTGCTATACGTGCTGTAGCAGGAAACGATGACGTGAAAGACACCGTCGTCAGTGCTGGTGGTGTTCAGCTCATTGTCATTGCCATGAACAGACACATGAGCAACCCGTCT GTGTGTGAGCAGGGCTGCGCGTGCCTCTCCGTTCTCGCCTTACGTAAACCCAACAACTGCAAAGTCATCATGGAGAACGGAGGAGCCCTGGCTGCTGTGCAGGCCATGAAGGCCCATTCTGATGCGATCAACGTGCAG AAACAAGGCTGCATGCTGCTGCGAAACCTGGTGGCGCGTATGCGTAACTACAGCCAACTAATCTTGGAGATGGGGGCCGAGGCGCTAATAGCTCAGGCAGTGCAGACTCATCAGGACTGTGGGGATGTGGGGAAAGCGGCCCTCAGAGATCTGGGATGTCAGGTGGAACTGCGAGAGCTGTGGACTGGCAAACATGGCAGCCTTGTCAACTGA
- the LOC108239543 gene encoding mitochondrial coenzyme A transporter SLC25A42 has translation MGSGVREQRASLTQGEVLPLASSSQSEDMKRTQSILNSLFSGALAGAVAKTAVAPLDRTKIIFQVSSNRFSAKEAYRLIYRTYLKDGFFSLWRGNSATMVRVIPYAAIQFCAHEQYKRLLGGYYGFQGKALPPVPRLLAGSMAGTTAAMLTYPLDMVRARMAVTPKEMYSNILHVFVRISREEGMKTLYRGFTPTILGVVPYAGLSFFTYETLKKLHAEHSGRSQPYSFERLAFGACAGLIGQSASYPLDVVRRRMQTAGVTGHTYGTILGTMREIVSEEGVVQGLYKGLSMNWVKGPIAVGISFTTFDLTQILLRKLHQMGYIQ, from the exons ATGGGAAGCGGAGTCCGGGAGCAGCGAGCATCACTGACGCAGGGAGAAGTGCTGCCGCTGGCGTcctccagccaatcagag GACATGAAGCGCACCCAGTCCATCCTCAACTCCCTTTTCTCGGGCGCTTTAGCCGGAGCTGTGGCCAAGACGGCTGTCGCTCCGCTGGACagaactaaaatcatcttccAAG TGTCCTCAAACAGATTCTCTGCCAAG GAAGCTTACAGGCTGATCTACCGCACCTACCTGAAGGATGGTTTCTTCAGCTTGTGGAGGGGGAACTCTGCCACCATGGTGCGAGTCATCCCGTACGCTGCCATCCAGTTCTGTGCCCACGAGCAGTACAAGAGGCTGCTGGGAGGCTATTACGGCTTCCAGGGGAA AGCTCTGCCTCCAGTCCCCAGGCTGCTGGCGGGGTCGATGGCGGGGACCACAGCAGCCATGCTGACCTACCCGCTGGACATGGTGCGAGCCAGGATGGCTGTAACGCCAAAGGAAAT gtACAGCAACATTCTGCACGTTTTTGTGCGGATCTCTCGAGAAGAAGGCATGAAGACGTTGTATCGAGGTTTCACCCCGACCATACTGGGCGTCGTCCCGTACGCTGGCCTCAGCTTCTTCACTTATGAAACACTAAAGAAGTTGCACGCAG AGCACAGCGGCCGCTCGCAGCCCTACTCCTTCGAGCGCCTGGCCTTCGGGGCCTGTGCGGGTCTCATTGGCCAGTCGGCGTCCTACCCTCTGGACGTGGTGAGACGGCGCATGCAGACGGCAGGAGTGACGGGCCACACCTACGGCACCATCCTGGGCACCATGAGGGAGATCGTGTCTGAGGAGGGGGTCGTCCAAGGACTCTACAAAGGTCTCAGTATGAACTGGGTCAAAGGGCCTATTGCTGTGGGGATCAGCTTCACCACCTTTGACCTCACGCAGATCCTCCTGAGGAAGCTGCATCAGATGGGTTACATTCAGTAG